In Planctomycetota bacterium, a single window of DNA contains:
- a CDS encoding glycosyltransferase, producing MSAVRLLAIPCLASLALYVLAWCLVVPRLLARRRAAGPPPGDLPGLSILKPLCGLDEGLEANLASFLDLDHEPLQIVFGVADPFDPALALVRKLVRARPPRDVAIVVGRTSAAASPKVALLEALLPHARHPIVLLSDSNVRLAGHEPAAILPLFAEPDVGMVYQPVVARGERTVAAAIENLHYTEYAAFLTIAINALVGQHTVNAKGMWLRRTTLDALDGFATVRDSGADDYELGRQVQAAGWGLVPAALPVTVVQRDWSWRSLLARNLRHAGLRLRICPLAYPCELLVNPVAWALPLLAFPGWAPLVVAVVVLKLALELSAARLLRGTRLPPRFVPVALLKDLVIFACWFVAPFQRTACWRDRTYRLLAGGRIEPVPGVAAAPAGALETAA from the coding sequence ATGTCGGCCGTGCGCCTCCTCGCCATCCCCTGCCTGGCGAGCCTCGCCCTCTACGTCCTCGCCTGGTGCCTGGTCGTGCCGCGGCTCCTCGCCCGGCGCCGCGCCGCCGGCCCGCCGCCGGGCGACCTCCCCGGGCTCTCGATCCTCAAGCCGCTGTGCGGCCTCGACGAGGGGCTCGAGGCAAACCTCGCCAGCTTCCTCGACCTCGATCACGAGCCGCTGCAGATCGTGTTCGGCGTCGCCGATCCGTTCGATCCGGCGCTGGCGCTGGTGCGGAAGCTCGTCCGGGCCCGCCCCCCGCGCGACGTGGCGATCGTCGTCGGCAGGACCAGCGCTGCCGCCAGCCCGAAGGTGGCCCTCCTCGAGGCGCTGCTCCCCCACGCCCGCCACCCGATCGTCCTTCTCTCCGACAGCAACGTCCGCCTCGCCGGGCACGAGCCGGCGGCGATCCTCCCGCTGTTCGCCGAACCCGACGTGGGGATGGTCTACCAGCCGGTCGTGGCCCGCGGCGAACGGACCGTCGCCGCGGCGATCGAGAACCTCCACTACACCGAGTACGCCGCGTTCCTCACGATCGCGATCAACGCCCTGGTCGGCCAGCACACCGTCAACGCCAAGGGGATGTGGCTCCGCCGCACGACGCTCGACGCCCTCGACGGCTTCGCCACCGTGCGCGACAGCGGCGCCGACGACTACGAGCTCGGCCGCCAGGTGCAGGCGGCGGGCTGGGGGCTGGTGCCGGCGGCGCTGCCGGTCACCGTCGTGCAGCGCGACTGGTCGTGGCGCAGCCTCTTGGCCCGCAATCTCCGCCACGCCGGCCTGCGGCTGCGGATCTGCCCGCTCGCCTACCCGTGCGAGCTGCTCGTCAACCCGGTCGCCTGGGCGCTGCCGCTACTGGCATTCCCGGGCTGGGCGCCGTTGGTCGTCGCGGTCGTGGTCCTCAAACTGGCGCTCGAGCTGTCGGCCGCGCGGCTGCTCCGCGGCACGCGGCTGCCACCGCGCTTCGTGCCGGTGGCGCTGCTCAAGGACCTGGTGATCTTCGCCTGCTGGTTCGTGGCGCCGTTCCAGCGCACCGCCTGCTGGCGCGACCGCACCTACCGCCTCCTCGCCGGCGGCCGGATCGAGCCGGTCCCGGGGGTCGCCGCGGCCCCGGCCGGCGCCCTCGAGACGGCGGCCTGA
- a CDS encoding DUF1501 domain-containing protein: MPPLSPSPRRHFLRTTSCGFGALALHQLAAAAADPAAALLPGEPRAKRVIFLFMQGGPSQPDLFDPKELIRRRHGEPVAPPVDTTVETIGIDRYLALAPIAPLAPRGQSGIVISDLLPWTARIADDICLLRGMVADNNQHAPATLQFHTGSTTDVRPSMGSWISYGLGTENADLPGFVTIHPDNDVRTYGAGFLPARHQGLRLVVPAGAAPPIDNLVDPAARPEVQRARIDMVQRQNRRLLAAAGGDDLMEGMIESMETAFRMQATAPEFVDLSGESKATLEAYGIGGRDTDRNGRACLLARRLSEAGVRFVQVTMGGWDHHGNIRGALPASCRGSDQPAAALVLDLKARGLLDDTLVVWSGEFGRTPWSQDLSGTAPIDQHGREHQPEGFCTWLAGGGVRAGLCFGETDDFGWKPVAGRVHLHDLHATILHQLGIDHTRLTWRHAGRDFRLTDVHGRIVREILT; this comes from the coding sequence ATGCCGCCGCTTTCCCCGTCGCCACGGCGCCACTTCCTGCGCACCACGAGCTGCGGCTTCGGCGCCCTGGCTCTCCACCAGCTCGCTGCCGCCGCGGCCGATCCGGCGGCGGCGCTGCTCCCGGGGGAACCGCGCGCCAAGCGCGTGATCTTCCTGTTCATGCAGGGGGGCCCGTCGCAGCCCGACCTGTTCGACCCCAAGGAGCTGATCCGCCGCCGCCACGGCGAGCCGGTCGCCCCGCCGGTCGACACCACCGTCGAGACGATCGGCATCGACCGCTACCTGGCGCTGGCGCCGATCGCGCCGCTGGCGCCGCGCGGTCAATCGGGCATCGTGATCTCCGACCTCCTCCCCTGGACCGCGCGGATCGCCGACGACATCTGCCTGCTCCGCGGGATGGTCGCCGACAACAACCAGCACGCCCCCGCCACGCTCCAGTTCCACACCGGCAGCACGACCGACGTCCGGCCGTCGATGGGCTCGTGGATCTCCTACGGCCTGGGCACCGAGAACGCCGATCTCCCCGGCTTCGTCACGATCCACCCCGACAACGACGTTCGCACCTACGGCGCCGGCTTCCTGCCGGCGCGGCACCAGGGGCTGCGGCTGGTCGTGCCGGCGGGCGCCGCGCCGCCGATCGACAACCTCGTCGATCCGGCCGCGCGCCCCGAGGTGCAGCGGGCGCGGATCGACATGGTCCAGCGGCAGAACCGGCGCTTGCTCGCCGCCGCCGGAGGCGACGACCTGATGGAGGGGATGATCGAGTCGATGGAGACCGCGTTCCGGATGCAGGCCACGGCGCCGGAATTCGTCGACCTCTCCGGCGAGTCGAAGGCGACCCTCGAGGCGTACGGCATCGGCGGCCGCGACACCGATCGCAACGGCCGCGCCTGCCTCCTCGCCCGGCGCCTCTCCGAGGCCGGCGTGCGCTTCGTCCAGGTGACGATGGGGGGCTGGGACCACCATGGCAACATCCGCGGCGCCCTGCCGGCGAGCTGCCGGGGGAGCGACCAGCCGGCGGCGGCGCTCGTCCTCGACCTCAAGGCGCGCGGCCTGCTCGACGACACGCTGGTCGTCTGGTCGGGGGAGTTCGGGCGGACGCCCTGGAGCCAGGATCTCTCCGGCACAGCGCCGATCGACCAGCACGGCCGCGAGCACCAGCCGGAAGGGTTCTGCACGTGGCTCGCCGGTGGCGGCGTGCGCGCGGGCTTGTGTTTCGGCGAGACCGACGACTTCGGCTGGAAGCCGGTCGCGGGGCGGGTCCACCTCCACGACCTCCACGCGACGATCCTCCACCAGCTCGGCATCGACCACACCCGCCTCACCTGGCGCCACGCGGGGCGTGACTTCCGGCTCACCGACGTCCACGGCCGGATCGTCCGCGAGATCCTCACCTGA